In the Necator americanus strain Aroian chromosome X, whole genome shotgun sequence genome, TATCGATTCCTTAGAAGGAAAAGGTGCAGTCACAATACTGTCCTTAAATGATATAGTTCTagagtatttttcaaaatactcaaatgttttttcatcatttgaaaattcattggATGGAAATTCCTAATCCATCCAAtaagaaaatcttctgaaGTATATCCGCTTCAATTAACTCCTGAACGAACGTAACACTATGCGTAATCTCTCTGCTAGTTAGATTTGCTGGACTTGTACTACGAccatgaagaaatggacctaATAATGTTCTGCCAACATACAGTCAGGATGGTAGCCTTGTTCTAGTGCTACTCATTACAAGTTCGTAGTAGTAATCTAATCCAATtagaatttgtggattttggtgTTCACCTCTCAATCTTGCATTGGACAAACAAATATCGTTACCTTGAAGAAACTGCTTATCTTGTTCTAAAAGATATGCTGAACGAACACCGTTAGTTATCATGTGTTTTGTTTGAACCGTTAGATGAATCCCTTTTCCAAAAACTGTGGATATTTTCAATGGAACAAAGAACGTTTTAAATTTCTCAGTATGGCCACCAATGCCAGACATGGTGCatatttccgttttttgcTTTGGGAGTTCAAACTCCTCTGCTGTAcgttcgtttttctttgtgcacctgtatcaaaaaatatgagaactCGCTCATATTGGCTTGTTTTGTTATTCCACATATTTGCTTCGGCAGTCACGAGCACTACTTGGTCTTTTGTGGTATTGTCGTTAGAATCGACTTTCACGAAAGAATCACTTTGAATTGGATTTTCGGTATGTACATTCGAAGTTCGATCTCGTTGACGAACGTCATTTGAGGTGCGATTGCGCAATCCGGCATTATTCCCTCCTATTTCGCCAGTAGGGGGTCTTCTGTTGTTCGTTGCTGCATTGTTACCAAAGCGCAATCGATTTTGCTGATTTGTTACATTCTCGGATGATCTTGTAAAACACAAGCTTTGATGATGGATCCTTCCACAGTGGGGACAGTTTGGTCTAGTGCACTGATTACTTTTGTGCTCGTCGCTGAAGCATTTCCAACAGCGATTGGAGTTAATCACAACGTTCCTCTTTTGTTGGATATCTGTTACTGTTCTGCAATTATGAGCAGAATGAGAGCAGATCAGAGCTATCACAGAAAATACACTGcctatcattttttcttgtctctgACCTATGCAGAGTttgattcctttttatttctgtgttttcgGTCTTAAAACGACCTTTTAATCTTGattcaacgaatttttttagCATTGATCTCCTTTTCGAGTTGCTCCATAACGTTTTCTACTTTCACATCTTCCATTTCTTGGATAGATATAAGGacatttttcacaatattGTACGGAAACTTCTCTAGTATTCTTTCTGTCCACATGGCAACTTGTGTATTGGGTATATCCTGGCCCGCCGATACCATTTGGTTAATCAACATTCTTATTTTGTCGAAAATATATGTGCAATTCTCGGCATTGTTCCTTGCACATGGAAGGTCGATTAGTTTCTGCACGATCTTTGCTCTATTTATAGGTTTGttaccatattttttctttatagttTCAACCATTCATTTGTAATTCTGGGGAATTAATTGTATCTTTTTGATGGTCATTTCCGCTCTTCCTCGAAGACTATCTTTGAGAAGAAGCATTTTCTCAACTGTACTCACTCAGTACTTTATTTTGATGTACCAAAGTTTCATAGACTGCACAGAACTCTGGAAATTCTTCATCTCACCAAAACCTAGGAAGTTTCATTTGACTTGGTTTGAGAGTTCTACATATGAACTCTTCTTCGATCGCCTCTCTGCTGCTATCAGAATGATCCTCTGACAGCCATATTGCGTCATCTGGGCTGAAAGTCTAGTCACTACTTTGATCTGTTGCCGCTCTGGCACCTCTCGTTTGTGGTGATCGATTATTTGCATCTTCAAGATGCGTTACTATTCGTTGGTTTCTATGTAATTTTATTCCCAACTTCCTTGCAAATTTATTAGCTTGACTTGCTGCTTCTGTGGCTCTTGCTTCTAGCATGAATATCACTTCATTTGCTCTTGCCATGATATcagtgaattttgtttcactttcaatttcttcgaCTTCTTTTTCGAGGTCCTTCTTGTTGCCTTTTGTTTTGGAATCATTGTATTCCATCTGCAGTTTGTCTATCAGTGACTGCAAAGAGTTTCTGCTTTGATCGATAGTTTTCATACCACTTTTTATAAGGTTGGTTGAGGTCAAATATGCCTCAAACATTTCCTCATCTGACCCATTTGGGTTACACTCTTCTTTGTagagtgaaaatttctccagaagTAGCTGGAGAGTTTTGACGCTATGGGCCATAGGTTTTCTATGGAAAACCAAAGACATCTTTCTCGATGTTGCACAACTAGGGGCTTGCTGTGGGCAGCTGAGGGGCTTGCTGCACTTTTACGGCACTTTACCGATGCGCCAGAAAATTGTGCGCGTGAGATTGGCCCACGGTAATATGGGATTTATACCCAAGAAGAATGCAGTGGTAGAACGTTTATCAAATAAGCAGAAAGTCAAGCACACACAGAAGAAAAGCCGGCCTGCCCGGCCAGACGATCAACAACCCTAACCAACGCGCCGCCTCCTTGCCATATAGTCGGCAAGGAGGGACAGTGTGACGTCGAGCATTAACATCACATTACATTATTAATTATCGTGTTCCAAGATCGGAACAGAGTTCTCCACTACTATTTGCTGTACTCTGCTACGACTAACCGCTGCAAATCCattctttccatttcaaatAGAAGTGCCTGCTATAACTATTCACTATACGTCAATTCTTTCTAATTCCATTTACACTGCTCCTCCCTGGATACTGAGACTAAAAATTTTACAAGCTTCTACAAACCGCTTAAGGTGAGTTGCTTTTGGATGTCTCTTTAACTGTTGCAAACTTTCCTTTCTTGGTTATCTTCCGCGACATATGCTAGCTTGAAGTTGTTTTTGGCAGGGACTTCAATGATTCGTGTCATTTACAACTCACGGCTGGCAGAATCTTTGGTACTGAAGCATTATTTATGTGCCTGAAAATTGGATTTATTTTGCACGCTGTTCTCATATGTCCACACATTTCTCACATGTATATCTCTGCAGTTTAGAGGTTCTATCCCACTGTGCGCTCGCTTTATTAAATTCTAGATTCTAGCCTATTACAACGTTTCGTATACGTCCATCTACATCaacattttcctttcatttcatcttgcCTTGATTCTGCTTGGAGTTCATCAAAAGCTATCTATAACAAATCCTATGTAATGCAAtcagaattaaaatttttccagtGAATTTCCCAATTTCGGTTTGAACACAGCTGCAGTTGTCAAACGTAGTAAGTAGATCCAGGGCACTTTATTCGCCTTTGTCCTTTAACTCTTATTCTGTCATTTTATCCAGCCGACTGTGTACGGGAAAGATCTCGCATTTCGCAAAGGCTGGTCCCGTGTGAAAAAATGGATCACAAGCTGTCGTTATTTCGCAATGCTGAACAGGGTAACATTCGTATCTAGTTGTGTCTATATCACCATACGCTATGTCATCGTCCTCTCACTAACTATGGGACTGTCCCATCTGCGCCAAAATACTTCTAAGAAAGAATCTGTACTCTCATCTAAGAGTAACCCACAAATATTCTGACCAGCACATAGCTCAGGTTAAGCTGGAAGTGAAGAAGACTAGTTCATCAAAACCTATTCCTGAAGTACCCTGTATGTATTGCCCTATTTGTTGTGAGGGTTTTACCGACCGCGAAAGTATGGCCTGTCATTGCGAAGACAATCATAGCGAAGACGGTGCTAACGGTAAACCCCAAgactatactgttttagtgcTTACATTTGATACGGTTGGAGAATTCGAGGTAGGTCGCATTGGAAGTATTCACTGAAATGcactgaaaataaatagagtgTAGTTTCCTCAGTTCTAAGAAGTTTGCAATATTCCAGGAATGGTTGCATGAGCAGTGTGAAAGAAGTGGAACTAGTTTTTTCAAGCGATCAAGTTATGCCAAGGGCTCGTCGTCCTCTCTAAGGTGCttataaaatgtaaattttgcaTACAAAATATGACCTAATTCCTTAGATACAATCGGGCTGGCACATATGAGAAAGCAACCACTTCAAAGGCAAATCTAGTAAAAGGATGTTATCAGCTGTTCATGTTTTATGAACGTTCACATTGCTGATGATGGTAAAGTCAACATAAAAGGATGTTTGGGGCATGTCGGCCACGATATAGAGCATGCGCTGCTCCATCTTAACAATACACAGAAACAACTTTTGAGAACTCTTCTCGAAGGTCTGAGTCAaaaattgcttgaaaaatgacaaatctAGACCTATTTTCATGTACAGAACATTCAATGGACTATATTTTGTGACGCTTCAAAAGGGGACAACTCAGTGAAAACCTCTAGGTTGTGGTTTGTCGAAGGGTCAGATCTTTGGAATTTGGCAACAAAATTTGGATTACGCCCTGGTTATCGCGACAAGAATGACATGAATTCCTTGATGCACCGCCAAGCAGGGGAGAACCCGGGCGACGGAATCCGTGTCCTAGAGGTTACTGATGATCCTAGTGGACGAGGAttttggttaaaggcatcacccccgaAAATTAGGGGGGGGAAAATTTAAGGgggaaatatttaaaaagaagaggaaaaaaaaaggaagggtgattccgtccatttattgctaattgccgtaaaaaacggcccggaagatgcggcgccgcacaagactggcgcgctccaatcgaacctcttgtacaaaatggtgcgccaaaacgaatgaagccgtatcttccgagccgatttttacggcaattaggaagaaatggacggaaccaccctcctcttcgtagtctcccatcctttatacgaatactccacctgaaatctgcaccacctcagattcgtggggtgatgcctttaagtgagcTGCTTGACATGATACCTAAAATTTTGGCAAACAAGCTCATTTCTTTAGTAATGATCACTCCGACACAGTTAGAATGGTTGAGAAAATTCTCGCCACGTGGAATTGCAGTCGACGACACACATAATGTCACACGTTACAATCTAAAGCTAGCGACTGTTTCAGTAGCTGACAACAAAAACCGGGGTCTTCCGGCTGGTACAGTTTCACTCCTAATTGCTCACATTAATAGTTGATAACAATATTGATAAATGGTTTCGCATTAAAGCTTTTTTACTGAGCGGCACAATGACAACATTGGATGTGCAGAGACTCTTTTTGGAGATCAAGAAGCTTCTGCCTGATTTCAACCCACAACAGATAGTTACTGATGAAGCTCCATGCTTTTACAACGGACTTCGAGCTGTTTTTCCGGAAACGCGGACTAAGCTGCACTACTGTAGATGGCACATCGACCAAACATTCAAAAGGAGCGCCTCCAGATTAGctgcggtaaaaaaaaaccagagatcATTCCGCCTACTTTTGTGCTACCTACGGAGTAATTCTTCTGGCTCGCATTCGAGGACAAGTAAAGAAAGACCTCAGTGAACTTCTCCTCATTGCTGACCTCACTTTGTTTGAGTCACGCTTCGGTCAAATTCTCGGTTTTCTCGAAACAGAAGGCCAAACTGGAATGGTTAATTATCTTAAACAGAACTATTTAGGCAAGTATAGAACCGTTTTGGCTTCACTTCCCTTTTCCCGAAAGGCCGAAAGGCTTTTTCATGAAGGACTGCCAGTTGGGCACCATTTGCAAACAAATGTGCCGTGATGGACACGACAATGATTAGTGAAAGGTGGCATCTGCGTCTAAAAAAGGACTTCCTCCACAGA is a window encoding:
- a CDS encoding hypothetical protein (NECATOR_CHRX.G24626.T1) — protein: MAHSVKTLQLLLEKFSLYKEECNPNGSDEEMFEAYLTSTNLIKSGMKTIDQSRNSLQSLIDKLQMEYNDSKTKGNKKDLEKEVEEIESETKFTDIMARANEVIFMLEARATEAASQANKFARKLGIKLHRNQRIVTHLEDANNRSPQTRGARAATDQSSD
- a CDS encoding hypothetical protein (NECATOR_CHRX.G24626.T2), translated to MSLVFHRKPMAHSVKTLQLLLEKFSLYKEECNPNGSDEEMFEAYLTSTNLIKSGMKTIDQSRNSLQSLIDKLQMEYNDSKTKGNKKDLEKEVEEIESETKFTDIMARANEVIFMLEARATEAASQANKFARKLGIKLHRNQRIVTHLEDANNRSPQTRGARAATDQSSD